The Sphingomonas donggukensis genomic interval TTCGCGGTATCCCGGAGCATCGTCTGTTCGTCGTTCAGGAATAGCGGCATTTGTAACTCCGTCATCCCAGCGGAAGCTGGGATCTTGCGCCGCAAGGGCGCGCTAGGTTGCGGGAGACCCCAGCTTTCGCTGGGGTGACGGTCAGGACGGCAATTCCAGGATGCGCTTGGCGATGATGTTCAGCTGCACCTCGCTCGTCCCGCCTTCGATCGAATTCGCCTTGGTGCGCAGCCACGCGCGCGCAGCGGCACCGCCGTTCGAGGCGTCGCTTTCCCACTCCAGCGTGTCCGTCCCGCCAGCGGCCATGATGAGTTCGTGGCGCGCCTTGTTCAGTTCGGTGCCGTAGTATTTCATCATGCTCGGCTGCGCGGGGTGCGAGCGTCCGGCCTTCAGTTCGTCGATGAAACGCTCCGACATCATCCCGAACGCCTTGCTGCGCACCTCGAACAGCGCGAGGCTGGCACGCAGCAGCGGATCGGCGAGCCGCCCGTCGTGATCGAGCCCGATAGCGGCGATCGCGCCGTCGATCAGCGGATTGCCGCCGGGCGACGACAGCCCCATGCCGGAGATCATCTCGCGCTCATGCCCGAGCAGATATTTAGCGACGTCCCAACCCTTGTTGAGTTCGTGGACCAGGTTTGCCTTGGGCACCTTCACATTGTCCATGAAGGTTTCGCAGAACGGCGAATAGCCCGAGATCAGCAGGATCGGCTTCGTCGACACGCCTTCCGACGCCATGTCGAACAGGACGAAGCTGATGCCGCCTTGCTTCGTCGTCCTGTCGGTGCGGACGAGGCAGAAAATCCAGTCGGCCTTGTCGGCGTAGCTGGTCCAGACCTTCTGCCCGTTGACCAGGAAATGGTCGCCCTTGTCCTCGGCGGATGCCGCCAGCCCGGCGAGGTCGGAGCCGGCGTTGGGTTCCGAATAGCCTTGGCACCAGCGGATTTCGCCGCGCGCGATCTTGGTGAGGTGATCGAGCTTCTGCTCCTCGGTCCCGTATTTCAGCAGCGCCGGCCCGAGCATCGAGATGCCGAAGGAATTGAGCGGATTGCGTGCGCGGATCCGCGCCATTTCTTCGCGCAGGATCTTCGTTTCCGCCGCCGACAGCCCACCGCCGCCATAGGCCTTGGGCCAGTCCGGCACCGTCCAGCCGCGCGCGGCCATGCGATCCATCCACAGCTTCTGGTCCGGGGTCAGCATCGACTGGTCGCGCCCGCCCCAGCATGCGTCCTTCTCCGACCGGACGGGCTCGCGCATCGACGGCGGGCAGTTTTCCTCCAGCCAGGCGCGGGTTTCGCTGCGGAAGGTTTCGAGGTCTTGGGTCATATTAACTACTCCACCGTTCGTCCTGAGCTTGTCGAAGGACGTGTCACGGGCAATGCGTTTGGGGCATGTGCTTCGACTTCGCTCAGCACGAACGGGGGAGGGGCGACCCTCCCCGCATCGTCAATTGAACCGCTCGCCCTTGTCGGCCTTGTCCTTCAGCAGCTTCGCCACCGCAAAACCGTGCTTCTCGAGTCCCGCCACGATCTTCGGCAGGCCCTCGGTATCAGCCCAGAACATCGGCCCGCCGCGATAGACCGGCCAGCCGTAGCCGTAGATCCACACGACATCGATGTCCGACGCCCGCTGCGCCTTGCCTTCCTCCAGGATCAGCGCGCCTTCGTTGACCATCGGGTACAGCGTGCGCTCGACGATCTCCTGGTCGGTCACCTCGTGCTGCGCGGTGCCGGTCTTCTTGCGGAAGTCCTCGATGATTTCTGCGACGCGAGGGGACGCCGACGGATTCCGCTTGTCGTCATAGTCGTAGAAGCCGGCCTTGGTCTTCTGACCCCAGCGGTTCTCGGCGGCGAGCGCGTCGCGGATGCTTTCGATCCGAGTCGGGTCGCGGTGCCAGCCGATGTCCACACCGGCCAGATCGCTCATCTGGAATGGCCCCATCGGCATCCCGAATTCGACATGCACGCGGTC includes:
- a CDS encoding acyl-CoA dehydrogenase family protein, whose translation is MTQDLETFRSETRAWLEENCPPSMREPVRSEKDACWGGRDQSMLTPDQKLWMDRMAARGWTVPDWPKAYGGGGLSAAETKILREEMARIRARNPLNSFGISMLGPALLKYGTEEQKLDHLTKIARGEIRWCQGYSEPNAGSDLAGLAASAEDKGDHFLVNGQKVWTSYADKADWIFCLVRTDRTTKQGGISFVLFDMASEGVSTKPILLISGYSPFCETFMDNVKVPKANLVHELNKGWDVAKYLLGHEREMISGMGLSSPGGNPLIDGAIAAIGLDHDGRLADPLLRASLALFEVRSKAFGMMSERFIDELKAGRSHPAQPSMMKYYGTELNKARHELIMAAGGTDTLEWESDASNGGAAARAWLRTKANSIEGGTSEVQLNIIAKRILELPS